In Saccharicrinis fermentans DSM 9555 = JCM 21142, a genomic segment contains:
- a CDS encoding RagB/SusD family nutrient uptake outer membrane protein, translating to MKKYILILYGFLIASCALISCDDMLDVDPEEVLLTEDYLGDDKIEARSALFGVLSQMQDAVEQYVVLGELRADLMDVATGAKDELRKINLHDISENNSYVNPTNLFSIVNNCNFALQGMDTVAYENELLPYYVSILRVRTWAQFQILTNYGKLPYMLEPVESTEDLNDEYPVLTFNQGLDSLINNLLPYSNIETVSDIGVSAEIPKNDLLLGDLYLWSGDYIMAATYYKQFLDYYVNAGGGLYNLTQTYGIEYSGKNGNYSVSTNNWINIFEEETPGSYEYISLTKYDDDYRQYNTAYETLVTEVKASIASVSNWSVQYKYYEDLAFEQGDNRVLGSYDEEGDETWIKKYQYDYFMYTRAAHVYLKYAEAINAAGYPAHALAVINNGVFDDSVTVGATRFIGNAQDFLNFDQSKYVTTSSGGLQTGGNLGIRGRVGMAPRAIEGNGSLTLADSINQVRSIILEEAALETAFEGNRYGDLVRASRNFSDASIIAKAVASKFTASGDAGTAAMLEQKLSDPENWFLPFSIPDNFVLVTPDAEE from the coding sequence ATGAAAAAATATATTTTAATATTATACGGCTTCCTTATTGCATCGTGTGCTTTGATTTCATGTGATGATATGTTGGATGTGGATCCAGAAGAGGTATTATTGACCGAGGATTACTTGGGTGATGATAAAATTGAAGCCCGTTCTGCTTTATTTGGTGTGTTGTCACAAATGCAGGATGCCGTGGAACAATATGTTGTTTTAGGTGAACTTCGTGCCGATTTGATGGATGTGGCCACAGGTGCAAAAGATGAATTGAGAAAAATTAATCTACATGATATTTCTGAAAATAATAGTTATGTGAATCCAACAAATTTATTCTCTATAGTGAATAACTGTAATTTTGCCCTGCAAGGTATGGATACGGTAGCTTATGAAAATGAGTTGTTGCCGTATTATGTTTCAATATTGCGTGTTCGTACTTGGGCCCAGTTTCAAATATTAACTAACTATGGCAAGTTACCTTATATGTTAGAACCTGTTGAGAGTACTGAGGATTTAAATGATGAATATCCTGTGTTGACTTTCAACCAAGGACTTGATAGTTTAATAAATAATTTGCTTCCTTATTCGAATATCGAAACTGTTTCTGATATCGGAGTGAGTGCAGAGATTCCCAAAAATGACCTTCTTCTGGGAGATTTGTATTTGTGGAGTGGTGATTATATCATGGCCGCAACCTATTACAAACAGTTCCTGGATTACTATGTGAATGCTGGTGGAGGATTGTATAATTTAACGCAGACTTACGGTATTGAATATAGTGGCAAAAATGGTAACTATTCAGTTTCTACCAATAATTGGATCAATATTTTTGAAGAGGAAACCCCTGGTTCTTATGAGTATATTTCATTGACCAAATATGATGATGATTATAGACAATATAACACGGCTTATGAGACCTTGGTCACCGAGGTAAAGGCGTCAATAGCAAGTGTGTCTAATTGGAGTGTGCAATATAAATATTATGAAGATTTAGCCTTTGAACAAGGTGATAATAGAGTATTAGGTTCTTATGATGAGGAAGGAGATGAGACATGGATCAAAAAATATCAGTATGATTATTTCATGTATACAAGGGCCGCTCATGTTTATTTAAAATATGCGGAGGCTATTAATGCTGCTGGATATCCTGCTCATGCCTTGGCTGTGATTAATAATGGTGTTTTTGATGACTCAGTGACTGTTGGGGCTACTAGATTTATAGGTAATGCACAGGATTTTCTGAATTTTGATCAAAGTAAATATGTAACAACTAGTTCTGGTGGTTTGCAAACTGGTGGTAATCTTGGTATTAGAGGACGTGTGGGAATGGCTCCTCGTGCTATTGAAGGTAATGGTTCATTAACTCTTGCGGATTCTATCAACCAAGTGCGGTCTATTATTCTTGAAGAGGCTGCGCTTGAAACAGCCTTTGAGGGAAATAGGTATGGCGACTTGGTGAGAGCTTCGCGCAATTTTAGTGATGCTAGTATTATTGCTAAAGCGGTAGCTTCAAAATTTACAGCCTCTGGTGATGCTGGAACAGCTGCAATGCTGGAACAAAAATTAAGTGATCCTGAAAATTGGTTCCTTCCTTTTAGTATTCCTGATAACTTTGTTCTTGTTACTCCGGATGCCGAAGAATAG